Genomic DNA from Thermosipho ferrireducens:
AGAAGTTCCAGGAATCCCTACTAATTCAACTACTTTACCTTTCCCGTTTAACTTTTCGGCAATAAATTTTGCAGCCATCATTCCACCTAAAACGTTATCGGATGCAATATGAACTATAACTTTTCCACCGTTTGACGCTCTGTCAACAGTAATTACTGGAATATTTGCTTTGTTTGCTTCCTCAACAGCTGTAACAATTGCATCACTGTCTGTTGGATTGATAATTATCAAATCTACTCTCTGTTGAATTAAATCTTCGATGTCGTTTAACTGTTTAGATGGTTTGTCCTGAGCATCGACAACGATTAAATCGATCCCCAATTCTTTTGCTTTGTCAATTGCCCCATCCCTTAAAGTTACAAAAAATGGATTGTTGAGAGTAGAAAGTGATAACCCTATCTTATACTTTGCACCCAGTACTGTAGCAACTAATAAAACCAACACAAAAATTACCAAAATCGCTTTTTTCATACCACACACCTCCTTTTGAGTAACGTGGATTTTATTGAATCCAACATTTAAGTTTCTCTTTCCAATAAGACGGCTATCAAGATAACAATTCCTTTTACTGATTGCTGGTAAAACGGTGATACATTTAGTAAATTTAAACCGTTATTCAAAATTCCCATAATCAATGCTCCAAATAATGTTCCTATAACTGTACCTTTACCACCTGCAAGACTGGCACCACCCAAAACGACTGCTGCTATTGCATCAAGTTCATATCCTGTTCCAAAAGTTGGTTGCGCACTATTCAAGCGTGATGTAAGAATAATCGCACTAACAGCTGAAAGTACTCCGCTGAGTACGTAAATAATTATTTTATATCTATCAACTTTTACACCGCTTAATTTTGCAGCAGTTTCATTTCCACCAATTGCATAAGTGTATAACCCCAATTTTGTATAGGTTGAAATAAACCAGATAAGCATAAAAAGTCCAAACATAATAATGACAGGTACTGGAATACCTAACATTTCTCCTCTTCCAATTACTCTAAATGACTGAGGGAATCCAGTTATAGGCATTCCTTGCGTATATACAAGTGTTAAGCTCCTTCCTATTGCCATAGTCGCAAGAGTAACTATAAATG
This window encodes:
- the rbsB gene encoding ribose ABC transporter substrate-binding protein RbsB; this translates as MKKAILVIFVLVLLVATVLGAKYKIGLSLSTLNNPFFVTLRDGAIDKAKELGIDLIVVDAQDKPSKQLNDIEDLIQQRVDLIIINPTDSDAIVTAVEEANKANIPVITVDRASNGGKVIVHIASDNVLGGMMAAKFIAEKLNGKGKVVELVGIPGTSAARDRGLGFETELKKYPGLTLVARQTANFNRAEGLVVMENLLEAYPDIDAVFAQNDEMALGAIEAIKAAGKLDKIMVVGFDAIPDAIDSVKKGEMAATIAQQPYLMGQKAVEKAFEYLKTQSIYIPVELKLVIK
- a CDS encoding ABC transporter permease; its protein translation is MKWKNILKKMKEYPAIVGFFGIVLFFSLLSDRFLTVSNFVNVFRQVSIQAVIAFGMTLVIISGGIDLSVGSIFALSAVVMASILKGGSVFLGIVVALLVGAVMGAANGIIIAKGRIQPFIVTLATMAIGRSLTLVYTQGMPITGFPQSFRVIGRGEMLGIPVPVIIMFGLFMLIWFISTYTKLGLYTYAIGGNETAAKLSGVKVDRYKIIIYVLSGVLSAVSAIILTSRLNSAQPTFGTGYELDAIAAVVLGGASLAGGKGTVIGTLFGALIMGILNNGLNLLNVSPFYQQSVKGIVILIAVLLERET